A genome region from Candidatus Zixiibacteriota bacterium includes the following:
- a CDS encoding glycosyltransferase — MKILMLADGCAFHAVRYQTEMKNQGVEIILASLERGETVDILLKKKSVSNSLNYFFINRQIKELVRKIDPDIVNPHFASGYGFSTAVSRVWKKRSVVLHCLGSDILISPKKSIAHRRRVVYALTRANYVLADSNYLAENIRKLASVRNLEIIPWGVEKEILELFELKKTSGFRWHHPLRILVPRPHNRVYNNEFIVRTLAPRINRKEIQLTFPAWGEDIVDFEILVRDLCPGGGIDFYHMKPRTDYIRFLADHDIYLSASLSDSSPASLIEAMGCGMLPIVADIPGIRDWAISSNSILYDPHRPETLDETIDRLPHLELEPILITNHAKVAREAIWVNNIRATIEIMERVAVGRS; from the coding sequence ATGAAAATCCTGATGCTGGCCGATGGGTGCGCATTTCATGCCGTGCGTTATCAAACCGAAATGAAAAATCAGGGTGTTGAGATAATCCTGGCGTCACTGGAGCGGGGGGAGACGGTCGATATTTTACTCAAAAAAAAATCGGTGAGTAACAGCCTCAATTACTTCTTCATCAACCGGCAGATTAAGGAACTGGTTCGGAAAATCGATCCGGATATTGTTAATCCGCATTTTGCGTCAGGTTACGGTTTTTCGACAGCCGTTTCCCGGGTCTGGAAAAAGAGATCGGTGGTGCTGCATTGCCTGGGATCGGATATTTTGATATCGCCGAAAAAATCCATAGCCCACCGACGCCGGGTGGTTTATGCTCTGACTCGCGCAAATTATGTTTTGGCGGATTCAAATTACCTGGCCGAAAATATCAGAAAACTCGCTTCTGTCCGGAATCTGGAGATTATTCCCTGGGGAGTCGAAAAGGAGATTCTGGAGCTGTTCGAATTGAAAAAGACTTCCGGTTTCAGGTGGCACCATCCACTGCGCATTCTCGTCCCCCGGCCGCATAACAGGGTGTACAATAATGAATTTATTGTCAGGACGCTGGCACCCCGAATCAATCGGAAGGAAATTCAACTGACTTTTCCTGCCTGGGGTGAAGATATCGTTGATTTTGAGATTCTCGTTCGAGATCTCTGCCCCGGAGGCGGAATTGATTTCTATCACATGAAGCCCCGAACGGATTATATTCGATTTCTTGCGGACCATGATATATATCTATCCGCCTCACTGTCGGATTCCTCACCCGCATCGCTGATTGAAGCGATGGGTTGCGGGATGCTGCCGATTGTCGCCGATATCCCAGGGATTAGGGATTGGGCAATTAGCAGTAACAGCATATTGTATGATCCGCACCGGCCGGAAACTCTGGATGAAACCATTGATCGGCTGCCACATTTGGAATTGGAACCGATTTTAATCACCAACCATGCGAAAGTGGCCCGTGAGGCAATCTGGGTGAATAATATCAGAGCCACAATTGAAATCATGGAAAGGGTTGCCGTTGGCCGATCATAA
- a CDS encoding glycosyltransferase family 4 protein, protein MKSWKGLPLADHKKNILLIAYHFPPLGLGGVGRPLGLFRYLPEFGYDVTVLTVRDILYPEYDHTLLDDSKTEKIIRTGSLDPSRLLYRLGFQRMPKGWGGSSRASLCYYPDAKRGWLPFAYRKAMEIIKAGEFKAVITTSPPPSAHLIGLKLKKNLGIKWIADFRDLWFSLPIEILYRTSFQRKYAQFLKRRFVENANEIVGVNRCIVDYLERGEVITNGADPDYVKCWHATATKKETRLVIGVLGTLSDLCPIEPLFKAVAGLIDRDGSYRDRVTIIHVGRYDAMEITDLIDRHGLRGIVCLKGYLPKGEAIRSLATADILYFTVRGFDSYTILPGRIFDYLSSGKPIIGTVPPESDAALLISSYSQGKAVSPDDIDGVADFIELYSGKKETGSLIPDDRETGCDTYSVMETARKYAALLDRLT, encoded by the coding sequence TTGAAATCATGGAAAGGGTTGCCGTTGGCCGATCATAAGAAAAATATTCTCCTGATTGCCTATCATTTCCCACCCCTTGGACTTGGGGGAGTAGGACGGCCGCTCGGGCTATTCCGATATCTGCCCGAATTCGGCTATGATGTTACCGTCCTGACAGTCAGGGATATATTATATCCCGAATACGACCATACTCTATTAGATGACAGTAAAACCGAGAAAATTATCCGCACCGGTTCGCTTGATCCATCACGCCTGCTGTACCGACTGGGATTTCAGCGGATGCCGAAAGGGTGGGGTGGATCATCGCGGGCATCTCTGTGTTATTATCCTGATGCCAAACGGGGCTGGCTTCCGTTTGCCTATCGCAAGGCGATGGAAATCATTAAAGCGGGTGAATTCAAAGCCGTTATTACCACCTCGCCGCCGCCCTCGGCGCATCTGATCGGCCTGAAATTGAAAAAGAATCTCGGAATAAAATGGATTGCCGATTTCCGTGATCTCTGGTTTTCCCTGCCGATCGAGATTCTCTACCGGACTTCCTTTCAGAGAAAATATGCTCAATTCCTGAAACGACGATTCGTTGAAAACGCCAATGAGATAGTCGGGGTAAACCGGTGTATTGTTGATTATCTTGAAAGGGGAGAGGTCATTACCAATGGGGCCGATCCGGATTATGTTAAGTGTTGGCATGCTACCGCCACAAAAAAAGAAACGCGCCTGGTGATCGGCGTGCTGGGTACGCTCAGCGATCTCTGTCCGATCGAGCCGTTATTCAAAGCGGTAGCGGGGCTGATCGACCGGGATGGATCGTATCGCGACAGAGTGACCATAATCCATGTCGGCCGATACGACGCCATGGAAATAACTGACTTGATAGATCGGCATGGTTTAAGAGGAATCGTGTGCCTGAAAGGTTACCTGCCGAAAGGCGAAGCAATCAGATCCCTGGCAACTGCGGATATTTTGTATTTCACTGTGCGTGGATTTGACTCCTATACCATTCTGCCGGGGCGTATTTTCGATTATCTCAGTTCGGGAAAACCAATAATCGGGACCGTGCCACCAGAATCCGATGCCGCTTTGTTGATCTCGAGTTATTCTCAGGGGAAAGCTGTATCGCCTGATGATATCGATGGCGTGGCCGATTTCATAGAGCTTTATAGCGGTAAAAAGGAAACCGGTTCCCTGATCCCGGATGACAGGGAAACCGGTTGTGATACTTATTCGGTAATGGAGACGGCCCGAAAATATGCGGCCCTGCTGGATCGTCTTACCTGA
- a CDS encoding T9SS type A sorting domain-containing protein: protein MRKRGLIISFGLTLIMLLAGSALAGEVLCRFDIDSLIIPDNGFHIKYGDLSEIIINGSFSLPVYTLYISTPSPLLKTDIHVNPADQVRLTSLPEGLALFESIPTGENEIPPYFPKTPIFNLGSPVINLQPVIIAGQTYTAVSILPVTLDSVGYLTFNRIFMVDNEIAIGDFLPPAEVALKAFYPISNNVSLAFKTGSSETPGLGIDYIIITSSSLAEYFESLVEFKNATGITTGIITLDSIYAHYSGIDEAEKIRNYLKDFYQSGGRYVLLGGDDVTVPVRYVYYYNTDVQPLDPSYLRPSDLYFGDLDGEWEVDGDGVWGEPTDDSPDLIPELLVGRLPVNAGWAITRYLDKLINYSLNPGNGDFDYLTRAYFFSSDQMRDYPAGGQHAFIGKELPSYIVIDTVSGIEAPSGNDPDPTFPSGESCIESLSDGYGFVHILAHGRIDGFVVRSVNYGDWPASLLLARPQSNDNGDLGQLEKNNKTGLYYSLSCDGGAFDLDSSNGSSSEWSFAERLMAAEACGAVAYVANARWGWVYSSYFLQASFTRNLYALAEGNPVLAMHYSWLDYPYYRDLIYGQNFLGDPTIRIYTEQPGRLVADVPKSAPEQTVTILSDENPVSGVTVTIALDGTVLEQGITDDDGQYHFSTALDEQSAYTLTAAKPGYTVLQDIYVPSITLDTDDDIETLLPREFELGQNFPNPFNPVTTIRYSLPKQADVTFTIYNILGQEVLLSDSYSQPSGTYTWEWDGRDKNGREQSSGIYFYRLTTGEFTDTKKMLLIR from the coding sequence GTGAGAAAAAGGGGCCTTATTATATCATTTGGCTTGACGCTGATCATGCTTCTGGCCGGATCAGCTTTGGCGGGGGAAGTCCTTTGTCGATTTGATATTGATTCTCTCATCATCCCGGATAATGGATTCCACATTAAATACGGCGACTTATCGGAGATAATCATCAATGGCAGTTTTTCTCTTCCGGTTTACACCCTGTACATATCGACGCCCTCTCCTCTGTTAAAAACAGATATCCATGTTAATCCGGCCGATCAGGTCCGATTAACCTCTCTACCCGAGGGACTGGCGTTGTTTGAATCAATTCCCACGGGCGAGAATGAAATTCCTCCGTATTTTCCGAAGACTCCAATTTTTAATCTGGGCTCGCCGGTTATAAATCTTCAGCCGGTCATTATCGCCGGACAGACATACACGGCCGTCAGCATCTTACCGGTAACGCTCGATTCGGTAGGTTACCTGACATTCAACCGGATCTTCATGGTCGATAATGAAATTGCAATCGGGGATTTTTTGCCTCCAGCGGAAGTGGCTCTGAAAGCTTTCTACCCGATTTCGAATAACGTCTCATTGGCCTTTAAGACAGGTTCCTCGGAAACCCCGGGGCTCGGAATCGATTATATTATCATCACCTCCTCTTCTCTCGCGGAGTATTTCGAATCCCTGGTCGAGTTTAAAAATGCCACCGGAATTACTACCGGGATAATTACCCTCGATTCCATTTACGCCCATTATTCGGGAATCGATGAAGCCGAAAAAATCCGTAATTATCTGAAAGATTTTTATCAGTCCGGCGGACGTTATGTTCTTCTTGGCGGCGATGATGTCACCGTGCCGGTGCGTTACGTTTATTATTATAATACCGATGTCCAGCCGTTGGACCCGAGTTACCTGCGGCCTTCCGATCTTTATTTCGGCGATCTGGATGGGGAATGGGAAGTCGACGGCGACGGTGTTTGGGGCGAGCCTACCGATGATTCTCCCGATCTTATCCCCGAACTGCTGGTCGGCCGTTTGCCGGTTAATGCCGGCTGGGCGATTACTCGCTATCTCGATAAGCTGATCAACTACTCTCTCAATCCCGGCAACGGCGATTTCGATTACCTCACCCGGGCCTATTTCTTTTCTTCGGATCAGATGCGCGATTATCCCGCCGGAGGACAGCACGCCTTTATCGGTAAAGAATTGCCCTCCTATATCGTAATAGATACCGTCAGTGGTATCGAAGCACCTTCGGGGAACGATCCCGACCCGACTTTTCCCAGTGGCGAATCATGCATTGAATCTCTTTCCGACGGTTACGGCTTTGTTCATATCCTGGCTCATGGCCGTATCGACGGTTTTGTGGTGCGCTCGGTGAATTACGGTGACTGGCCCGCCTCACTTCTCCTGGCCCGCCCCCAGAGCAATGACAACGGCGACCTGGGTCAGCTGGAAAAAAATAATAAGACCGGGTTGTACTACTCGCTTTCATGTGACGGCGGCGCTTTCGATCTTGACTCCTCCAACGGGAGTAGTTCCGAATGGTCTTTTGCCGAAAGGCTGATGGCCGCTGAGGCCTGCGGGGCGGTGGCCTACGTGGCCAATGCCCGCTGGGGCTGGGTTTATTCGAGTTATTTTCTCCAAGCCTCTTTCACCAGGAATTTATACGCCCTGGCTGAGGGTAATCCGGTTCTGGCCATGCATTATTCATGGCTTGATTATCCCTATTATCGCGACCTTATCTACGGCCAAAATTTCCTTGGCGATCCGACAATCAGGATTTACACCGAACAGCCCGGACGACTTGTTGCCGATGTCCCGAAATCGGCCCCGGAACAGACCGTAACTATCCTCAGCGACGAAAATCCGGTTTCAGGCGTAACTGTGACTATTGCCCTTGATGGTACGGTTCTGGAACAGGGTATAACCGATGACGACGGTCAGTATCACTTCAGCACTGCACTTGATGAGCAATCGGCCTATACTCTAACAGCGGCTAAACCCGGATATACCGTTTTACAGGATATTTATGTCCCCTCCATCACCCTAGATACCGATGATGATATTGAAACGCTTCTGCCACGGGAATTCGAACTGGGCCAGAATTTCCCTAATCCTTTTAATCCTGTTACCACTATCAGGTACAGCCTGCCCAAACAGGCAGATGTCACCTTCACGATTTATAACATCCTGGGACAGGAGGTCCTGCTGTCGGATTCATACAGCCAACCGTCTGGAACATATACCTGGGAATGGGATGGCCGCGACAAAAACGGCCGGGAACAATCGAGTGGTATTTATTTCTACCGCCTGACTACGGGAGAATTCACGGATACGAAAAAAATGCTGTTGATCAGGTAA
- the mraZ gene encoding division/cell wall cluster transcriptional repressor MraZ: protein MVGYYGQYTVLMDDKGRIALPAKLRPEVKDKKSSETFMLTKGLDGCLALYPQKQWELIQKRLDTLDFTSRNFRFFSRLLYSVAVPVKLDRQGRMLIPQHLQKEAGLDREILIIGSNRWLELWKPETYEQYLKQYGQSYEEVAEKLFDIDHRQEG from the coding sequence GTGGTCGGCTACTACGGTCAGTATACCGTCTTGATGGATGACAAGGGGCGAATTGCTCTGCCGGCCAAACTGCGTCCGGAAGTCAAAGACAAAAAATCTTCCGAAACATTCATGCTTACCAAAGGTCTGGACGGCTGTCTCGCGCTTTACCCGCAGAAACAATGGGAGCTTATCCAGAAGCGATTGGATACGCTTGATTTCACCAGCCGTAATTTCCGGTTTTTCAGCCGGCTGTTGTACTCGGTTGCCGTTCCCGTTAAACTCGATCGTCAGGGAAGAATGCTGATTCCTCAACACCTGCAGAAAGAGGCCGGTCTGGATCGCGAAATATTGATAATCGGTTCCAATCGCTGGCTGGAGTTATGGAAGCCGGAGACTTATGAGCAATATCTGAAGCAGTATGGTCAAAGTTATGAAGAGGTAGCGGAAAAGCTATTTGATATCGATCACCGTCAGGAGGGATGA
- the rsmH gene encoding 16S rRNA (cytosine(1402)-N(4))-methyltransferase RsmH gives MFHRPVLVEETAHYLVTRHGGIYLDMTCGGGGHLKHISGILAGGATLIGIDRDPEAIVATRENLHSVPQSKFFINSSFARVEEVLVNLKISAVDGILFDLGISSYQIDEGRRGFAFMQDGPLDMRMGVDSDITAEDIVNRYSESELTRIFRDYGEERRSAAVARAICRERQIQSITTTGRLRNILERVFPPLHFNASLARIFQAIRIEVNRELEQLRQVLPLSFNLLKTGGRLVVISYHSLEDRIVKRFMTEKARGCICPPRVPVCTCGHQPEVRLLTKKVIKPSPNEIANNSRARSARLRAIEKIV, from the coding sequence ATGTTTCACCGGCCGGTGCTGGTGGAGGAAACGGCGCATTACCTGGTTACGCGCCATGGGGGGATTTATCTTGACATGACCTGCGGCGGGGGCGGCCATCTTAAACATATTTCCGGTATTCTCGCAGGGGGAGCAACCTTGATCGGAATTGATCGTGATCCGGAGGCAATCGTGGCGACCCGGGAAAATCTTCATTCCGTCCCGCAAAGCAAATTTTTTATAAATAGCTCTTTTGCCCGAGTTGAAGAAGTGTTGGTGAACCTGAAAATATCTGCCGTTGACGGCATTCTGTTTGATCTGGGAATATCTTCGTACCAGATCGATGAAGGGCGGCGCGGTTTTGCTTTTATGCAGGACGGACCGCTTGATATGCGGATGGGAGTTGATTCCGATATCACCGCCGAGGACATTGTCAACCGGTATTCCGAATCGGAGTTGACCCGGATTTTTCGAGATTACGGCGAAGAGCGTCGCTCGGCCGCGGTGGCGCGGGCCATCTGCCGGGAACGTCAAATCCAGTCCATTACAACGACCGGAAGACTTCGGAACATCCTCGAGCGGGTTTTTCCCCCACTGCACTTCAATGCCTCGCTGGCGAGGATTTTTCAAGCCATCAGGATCGAAGTCAACCGCGAATTGGAGCAACTCAGGCAGGTTCTGCCATTATCTTTTAATCTTTTGAAAACTGGCGGCCGGCTGGTGGTAATATCGTATCACTCACTCGAGGATCGGATTGTTAAAAGATTTATGACTGAAAAGGCACGTGGCTGTATTTGTCCGCCCCGCGTTCCAGTCTGCACATGCGGCCATCAGCCGGAAGTCAGGTTACTAACGAAAAAAGTTATAAAACCCTCACCCAATGAAATCGCAAATAACAGCCGGGCTCGTTCGGCCCGGTTGCGGGCGATCGAGAAAATTGTTTGA
- a CDS encoding cell division protein FtsL: MFEMKISVQRYRATGNLRNSLRKKLVSSRSLIPTLFVGSVILLACLHIWQRVYVMGLVREVSVLEKENKTLSDLVKKTEMDIVELSRLSRIEKVATEQLGMSRVNMENTFTLTLNGAEIKTEGLGEVVASLKKIADNLPVLNESKAETSEIFEGNE; encoded by the coding sequence TTGTTTGAAATGAAAATTTCTGTCCAGAGATACCGCGCCACCGGAAATCTGCGAAATTCCCTGAGAAAAAAGCTGGTTTCTTCCCGGTCGTTGATTCCGACTCTTTTTGTGGGATCGGTAATACTCCTGGCCTGCCTCCATATCTGGCAGCGAGTGTATGTCATGGGTCTGGTGCGGGAGGTCTCCGTTCTGGAAAAAGAAAATAAGACTTTAAGCGATCTGGTCAAGAAGACGGAAATGGATATTGTCGAGCTCTCCCGTCTATCCCGGATAGAAAAAGTAGCGACCGAACAACTGGGTATGTCGCGAGTCAATATGGAAAACACTTTTACCCTTACCCTGAATGGAGCGGAAATCAAGACAGAGGGTTTGGGCGAAGTTGTTGCCTCGCTTAAGAAGATAGCCGATAACCTCCCGGTGTTAAACGAAAGTAAGGCCGAAACCAGCGAGATTTTTGAAGGCAATGAGTAA
- a CDS encoding PASTA domain-containing protein, which produces MSNRQSGIFSKSRLVILYIIISLSWLLLFLRLAEIQVVHGGEYGEKARKQSTGKISVKADRGLVFDRKGRQVAVNVIMNSLYAYPSSNQEIKNIYRYLDRLYNRTAGSSRWKYSLKTEKFSWIDRDLPDELAEKLVNDSIPGLYIKKQMKRDYPFGNIGRQLLGGTDIDDNGISGLEYSYDSLLAGQPGLIDYLRDAHRNTYRIKEIPLVQPIPGKSLVLTLDWYFQEIVEEELRAAVEKYHALEGTALFLDCHTGEILAAADYVAGDDDRAIKLRAVSNCFEPGSVFKAFTAGALLDNKLVDFEEKIYCEEGLWKLKRGRLHDDKKHDSLTFREIIELSSNIGIGKLALRLGPDKLVEMAHRFGFGQKYFVGLPGEQSGNVAAPRVWSDYNIAALSIGHSVSVTALQLTSAMGAIANGEKLYRPSIIRGIIDCNGRVVKKNGPQVVGKAINPKSAEILRTFLTGVVERGTATPVKSDIVSIAGKTGTAEVVDFKNGGYIKNKFVASFLGYFPADDPKIAGVVVLNQPEPIHYGGYTSGPAFKNMAERYSVANSDFLRPDTRLTAGDEEMDMKKVPDFVGRDISLVKQMAEKDGIPIAANAEHGVVIWQYPPEGRILPGNETVAVVVENEGAEDMVMMNLLGMKIRTAMAVLNYLGLPHEIEGYGFVRDQYPRAGKAVNKNIRCHLVCRKG; this is translated from the coding sequence ATGAGTAATCGTCAATCAGGCATTTTCAGCAAATCGAGATTGGTCATTCTCTATATCATAATTTCCTTAAGCTGGCTCCTGTTGTTTTTAAGACTGGCGGAAATCCAGGTTGTCCATGGCGGTGAGTACGGCGAAAAAGCCCGGAAACAATCGACCGGCAAAATTTCTGTCAAAGCTGATCGGGGGCTGGTGTTCGATCGCAAAGGCCGCCAGGTAGCTGTCAATGTCATCATGAATTCTCTCTATGCTTATCCTTCGAGCAATCAGGAGATTAAAAACATCTATCGTTATCTGGACAGACTCTATAACCGGACCGCGGGAAGTTCCCGGTGGAAATACTCTCTCAAGACCGAGAAATTCAGCTGGATAGACCGTGATCTTCCCGATGAGCTGGCCGAGAAACTGGTCAATGACAGTATCCCCGGATTGTACATCAAGAAGCAGATGAAAAGGGATTATCCTTTCGGTAATATCGGGCGTCAGTTGTTGGGGGGAACAGATATCGATGACAACGGTATTTCTGGACTGGAGTACAGCTATGATTCGCTTTTGGCGGGGCAACCCGGCCTGATCGATTATCTTCGTGATGCCCATCGCAATACTTACCGGATCAAAGAAATCCCCCTGGTGCAACCGATTCCCGGAAAATCTCTAGTCTTGACCCTGGATTGGTATTTTCAGGAGATTGTTGAGGAAGAACTTCGGGCGGCGGTGGAAAAATACCATGCCCTTGAGGGTACCGCCCTGTTTCTGGATTGTCACACCGGTGAGATACTGGCGGCGGCGGATTATGTAGCCGGTGATGATGACCGGGCAATCAAACTTCGTGCGGTAAGCAACTGCTTTGAGCCGGGTTCTGTTTTCAAGGCCTTCACGGCCGGAGCTCTTCTGGATAACAAACTGGTCGATTTCGAGGAAAAAATATACTGTGAAGAGGGATTATGGAAACTCAAGAGGGGCCGGTTGCATGACGACAAAAAGCATGACAGCCTAACATTCCGGGAAATTATTGAACTTTCCAGCAACATCGGTATCGGTAAACTGGCCCTTCGTCTGGGTCCGGATAAGCTGGTTGAGATGGCCCACCGGTTCGGTTTCGGCCAGAAATATTTTGTTGGTTTGCCGGGCGAACAATCCGGGAATGTGGCGGCCCCCAGAGTCTGGTCGGACTATAATATTGCCGCATTGTCCATTGGGCACTCGGTATCGGTAACGGCCCTTCAACTGACCAGCGCCATGGGGGCAATTGCCAACGGTGAAAAGCTGTACCGTCCAAGTATTATTCGGGGGATTATTGATTGCAATGGCCGGGTAGTTAAAAAAAATGGACCGCAGGTGGTAGGGAAGGCGATCAATCCCAAGAGCGCCGAAATCCTCAGGACCTTTCTGACCGGAGTCGTCGAGCGGGGCACCGCCACTCCCGTTAAATCGGATATTGTCTCTATCGCGGGAAAAACCGGAACCGCGGAAGTTGTCGATTTTAAAAACGGCGGTTATATAAAAAACAAGTTTGTCGCCTCTTTTCTGGGTTACTTCCCGGCCGATGACCCGAAAATCGCCGGGGTAGTGGTTTTAAATCAGCCGGAACCGATCCATTACGGCGGTTATACCTCCGGTCCCGCTTTTAAAAATATGGCCGAAAGATATTCGGTTGCCAACTCCGATTTCCTTCGTCCCGATACCCGGCTGACTGCCGGCGATGAAGAGATGGATATGAAAAAAGTCCCGGATTTTGTCGGACGGGATATCTCGCTGGTCAAACAGATGGCTGAAAAAGATGGTATTCCAATTGCCGCCAATGCCGAACACGGCGTGGTGATCTGGCAGTACCCGCCCGAGGGACGGATCTTACCCGGGAATGAAACGGTGGCGGTGGTGGTCGAAAATGAAGGTGCTGAGGACATGGTCATGATGAATCTTTTAGGCATGAAAATAAGGACCGCGATGGCGGTTCTGAATTACCTTGGCTTGCCCCATGAAATCGAGGGGTATGGTTTTGTCAGGGATCAGTATCCCCGGGCGGGGAAGGCGGTCAACAAAAATATCCGATGTCATCTGGTTTGCCGGAAGGGATAA
- a CDS encoding UDP-N-acetylmuramoyl-L-alanyl-D-glutamate--2,6-diaminopimelate ligase, translating into MILKELISTGSNLELTGDGTIEITGLDYDSRRIRPGMLFVAIAGYRQDGNRFIPDAIQNGAAAILTEKPIDLDIPVVVTSSIRKTMAAMAACFYDYPGLKIAATAVTGTNGKSTSVALIANLLRTAGKKVGMMNSLVYDTGTRQYKAERTTPDSIDTQKMMAEMVGAGCTEGVIEVSSHALVLHRVDHIDFKVGLFTNFSRDHLDFHNTMEEYLAAKKLLLDILTGPGRWAVINVDVPEYAGFIPDVKGRCLTWSLHDAGADVYVEKADLYPDRTVFDIRTASGCDTITIRLPGRYNLENAAGAAAAGVALGLGQNIIKTGLESAQPVMGRFQPVDLGQPFTVIIDFAHTPDALKRLIASAREISRGRILTLFGCGGDRDKGKRPLMGRVVTENSDVAVVTSDNPRKEDAGKIIEDILPGMSGKNYEIRVDRKEAIARILSLARPYDMVLIAGKGAEDYQEIGTKKYPYQDQVEIIRVLESLGYSQGCRS; encoded by the coding sequence ATGATATTGAAAGAATTGATATCGACAGGCAGTAACTTGGAATTGACCGGTGACGGTACCATTGAGATAACCGGTTTGGACTATGATTCCCGGAGGATAAGACCGGGAATGCTGTTTGTGGCCATTGCCGGATACCGCCAGGATGGCAATCGATTTATTCCGGATGCAATCCAAAACGGGGCGGCGGCGATCCTTACCGAAAAACCGATCGACCTTGACATTCCGGTTGTGGTGACATCATCGATTCGGAAAACCATGGCCGCGATGGCCGCCTGTTTTTATGATTACCCCGGCCTAAAAATTGCCGCCACGGCTGTCACCGGGACCAATGGGAAAAGCACTTCGGTTGCCCTTATTGCCAATCTTCTCAGGACGGCCGGGAAAAAAGTCGGGATGATGAACTCCCTGGTTTACGATACCGGGACCAGGCAGTACAAGGCTGAGCGGACCACACCGGATTCGATCGATACCCAGAAAATGATGGCCGAGATGGTCGGAGCCGGGTGTACCGAGGGCGTTATCGAGGTTTCATCACATGCCCTGGTCCTGCACCGGGTGGACCATATCGATTTCAAGGTTGGCCTGTTCACTAATTTCAGCCGCGATCATCTTGATTTTCATAACACCATGGAGGAATATCTGGCCGCCAAAAAACTGCTGCTGGATATACTGACCGGACCCGGTCGATGGGCGGTTATCAATGTGGATGTCCCCGAGTACGCCGGATTTATCCCCGATGTCAAAGGGCGCTGTCTGACATGGTCACTGCACGATGCCGGGGCCGATGTTTATGTCGAAAAGGCTGATTTGTATCCCGACCGGACCGTTTTCGACATAAGGACAGCCTCCGGTTGCGACACCATCACCATTCGCCTGCCCGGACGGTACAATCTTGAAAACGCCGCCGGCGCGGCCGCCGCAGGAGTGGCACTGGGACTTGGACAGAATATTATCAAGACTGGTCTGGAATCGGCCCAACCGGTCATGGGACGGTTTCAGCCGGTTGATCTGGGTCAGCCTTTCACGGTTATAATAGATTTTGCGCATACCCCCGATGCCCTTAAACGATTGATTGCTTCCGCCCGGGAAATAAGCAGGGGGCGGATTTTAACGCTTTTCGGATGCGGCGGCGACCGGGACAAAGGCAAACGACCGCTGATGGGCCGGGTGGTGACAGAAAATTCGGACGTAGCGGTGGTGACCTCCGATAATCCACGAAAGGAAGACGCCGGGAAAATAATCGAGGATATTCTTCCTGGCATGAGCGGAAAAAATTATGAAATACGGGTGGATCGTAAAGAAGCAATCGCGAGAATCCTGTCCTTGGCCCGGCCGTATGATATGGTCCTGATTGCCGGTAAGGGAGCCGAGGATTACCAGGAAATCGGGACAAAAAAATATCCCTATCAGGATCAGGTGGAAATTATCCGGGTACTGGAATCGCTGGGATACAGCCAGGGATGCAGAAGTTGA